The following is a genomic window from Methanobrevibacter boviskoreani JH1.
CCAATAATAAATGGTACAAGTCCCATTACAAGTACTTGGGTTAAGGTTAATGCTGTTCCTTGAGCTAAGTAGAAGTATAAATATAATCCTATTAAACCTGGAATATATATTGCTAAGAAGTTAGCTACAAGTAAGGTTCCAGTCATACCTACGAATTTTCTGGATTGAGGATATCTTTCAGAGATTGAACCTACAAAGTAAGCACAAACTAAGAATCCAATAAAGTATCCACAATTGGTTCCAAGTAATGTAGCGATTCCTCCGGTCATACCACTATACCATGGAATTACAAGACCTAATGCTAAGTACAATACCTGTGATAAAGTACCATACTTTCTTCCAAGTAACATACCTGATATTAAAACTGCAAAAGTCTGTAATGTGATTGGAACTGGGGTCCAAGTTAAAGGTATTGCAATTTGTGCTGCAATTCCAGTAAAACAAGCCATTAAAAATGCAAGTCCAACTTTTTCATAAGTTCCGGCATTTTTCACATGATTATATACTTGGCTTCTTATTGTATAATAAGATTCTATAGTATTGTTTACCATATTTTACCTCCTTTTATAATAATTAAAGTCGACTAATAGTAAAATATCCAATAATAAGTTTTAATATATATCTTAAATATTATACCTATTATATATTGTTTTAAATAATTTATATATGTTTTTATTAAAGCTCGTATTAATCAGTTAAATAGATTTAACATACTTATTTAATGAATATATGAGATTTAAAACTGATTTTTTTAAACATTTCTTTATTTTAATTAGTTAAATCTATTAAACTGGATTAATCTATTAATTGATCCTTTACACCTGCAATTTCTGCAAGTGTTTTACCTTCCCTTAATTGTTTTAGAATACCCTTTTCTTTACGTTTAATTGAAAGTGTTTCTAGTATGACCTCGTTGAACTTTTCCTGTGGAATGACAACCACTCCATTTTCATCTCCGAAGAAGAAATCTCCAGGTTTGATTGAATCTCCGTCAATATTAAGTTCAACATTAAGTTTTCCATAGCCTAAGGCAGTTCCGGCATTTGGGCAGGTATCAACACAGAATAGTGGATAGTCCATATATTTTAATATATCGATATCCCTCATTTTTCCATAAACTGCAACACCTACAAGTCCCTGCTCTTTTGCACAGGTTGATGCTAACTCCCCCCATACTGCTAGTGGACCTTCTGTGGATTGTACAAACAATACCTCTCCTTTTCTGCCAATGTCAATTCCGGCTACAGCTGTTCCCCAGTCTTCTACAGGTGTATAAGCAGTAATGATTTTACCATATGTTCTATGGTTATTTAATGATTTTAAACCTTTGATAACTCCAGTCTTTCTATAAAGGTTATTATATGCATCAGAAACTTGGCAGGTAGATGCATCTTCTAAGATTATATTGAGTTTTTCGTAATTTTCAATATTTGACTTATCTTCCTTTTTAACCAAATCATCTATTGAGAAATCGTCAATATCTAGGTTTATGTCATCTAAACTTAGATCCCTATTACTCCTTGAAGCCATTTTTAAAACTGTATTAGCATTAATTCCTTTTGCCATTATAACACCTGATTGTTAGTTTTATTTTTGATTGTTTAATTATGAATAATTGAATAAATCAATTATATGTCATATAATAGTTTGTTTTTATAAGATTTAATATTAATTAAAAATCCCAATTAAAATTTAAATATACAATTTTATATATGAGTATTTGCAAAAATTATATTAGGTAAAATTTAACAATTATTATGCTCGAAAGAGTTTTTTCATTATTAATATTATTATTCACTAATTAACAAAATAAAGGAGAAACATATAATAGATAGCTATTATTTAAGAAAATTGATTTTAATAGAGAAATATTATTCCGATTTGAAATATTATTATTTATAAATGGGTTTTGATGTTTTGGATATTTTAAATAGGGAATTATTAATAAACACTTGAAGATTATTAAAATTTAAGAATTAATATTGGCTAATATTAAATAAAATAAGGTGTAGTTTATGATGTGTTAAGATTTTTTTGGAAATGTTTTTCATATTTTATTAATATTTAATTAAATTACCTATTCGATATTTGGGGTTTAATTAAGTAGTCATAAACTTGTAAGATTTTATTTAAGTTCTATTATAGGCGGAACTTTATGATTTTTAATTAGGTATATTTGTTATTTAAAGGACTCTTTTTTTGTTTTTTTGCCTATTTTAATCATTTATTCATTAATAACATTCATGTTATTTTTAATAAACTTTATTAATTAATCGAATTATTTACTTTTAAGTAAATGTTTAAACAATTATTTAGTTTAATTTTTAGCAAACTTCTAAATTAAACTTATATTCTTATAAATTAAGCCGTAAAGGAGGCTTACTATGTCAAAAGGTGAAGAGTTAACAACAACTAAATATCTCATTTATGCTGAAATTAATGCAAATGGGATTGTAGAAAAACCTGATGTTGTAGGTGCTATCTTCGGTCAGACAGAAGGTCTTTTAAGCAATGATTTAGACTTGAGAGAACTTCAAAGAACTGGAAGAATTGGTAGAATTCAGGTTATTATTCATTCTAATAGTGGTCGTGCTAAAGGTGAGATTGTTATTCCTTCTAGTTTAGATAGGATTGAAACAGCCATTTTAGCAGCATCACTTGAAACAATTAACAGGGTAGGTCCTTGTGAAGCAAACATCAAAGTTAAAAAAGTAGAGGATGTTCGTGCTGTAAAACGTCAACAGGTTGTTGAACGTGCTAAAGAAATTTATCAAGGAATGATGGATACCGTTACCCCTGCTAGTATGCAAATGATTGAAGAAGTTAGGGAAGCTATGCGTGTTCATGAGATTTCTGAATTTGGTGAAGAAAGACTTCCTGCAGGACCTAGTGTTCATACTTCTGATGCAATTATTGTTGTGGAAGGTAGGAATGATGTGTTAAATCTCTTGAAATATGGTATTAAAAATACTGTGGCAGTTGAAGGAGTTAATGTTCCTCCAGTAATTGCAGATTTAACTAAAAAACGAACAGTTACCGCATTTGTTGATGGTGATCGTGGCGGAGAATTAATATTAAAAGAACTTATTCAAGTTGGAGATGTTGATTTTGTAACACGTGCACCTGTTGGTAAGGAAGTAGAAGATCTTGAAAAGGATGAAGTTATCACTGCTTTAAGAGATAAAACTCCTATAGAACAATTCTTAGCTTCAACTAATCTTTTATCTGTTCAGGACTCTCCAAGAAACAAATCCAAAAAATCCAAATCCCGTAATAATCATAATAACAAAAAGTATAATAAACGCAATAATCGTCATCAGGATGATGATTATGGATACTCAGATATTGTTGAGGAACCGGATTTAGATGATGAACTTGAAGATGATGAAATCAGCTTGATGAAGGATATGCTTAGAGAAATTGAAGGCAGTGGAACTGGTGAAATCTTGGATGGCGCATTAAACCTTATGAAAGAGGTTAGTGTTGAGGATCTCTATAATGAAGTACAAAATGTTGAGGACAATGCAGAGACTATTGTCTTTGATGGAATTGTATCTCAGAGATTAGTAGACGCTTCATATAAAAAAGGTATTAAAAACCTTGTAGCTTTTAAGGCTAGCAATATTGTTAAAAAACCAAGGGATGTTAAAATTATTACATTACACTAAATAGGATTATTTATCCTATTTATTTCATTTTTATTGGCTATTTTTTTACATTTAATAATTACTTTGACTTATCTTAATCTGTTTTAATCTGATTTTTTTTTAAACTTTTCAATTTGAACAAGTTTTATATACTTTAAAAATATATTGGTATAACGAAGTAAAACTTTTAAAATCAATTTAAGAACTTGATATTATGGTAAATTTTTCTAAATCAAAAGAAGTAAATATTTTCAATCCCTCTTTAACGTCATTAAATCTTCCAAAATATGATGCTGAAGGTAATAAAATAAGCATTTTGGATTTATATAATTTTAATGATTTATGTGAGGATTATATTATTGATTTGGAAATTAGGAACTACTCCCGAAATACTATAAAAACATATAGTACAATAATTAATAATTTTATAGATTTTCTAAAAACTCAGGATGATTTAACTGATGATAAAAAATTTTTAAGATCGTTTAAACGTTATATTCAATATCTAAAAAGAGATAAGGAAGTTTCCCAGAATTATATCTATCTTGTGACCATTACAATTAAAAAATTTCTGGAGTTTAACAATATCTATTATTTATATGATGTGGAAACACCTAAAAGAACTAAATCCCTTCCTAAGTCTTTAAATGAGCATGAGGTAGAGAAACTTATCTCATCAGTTGATGGGGATAGGGAAGATACGAATCTTCAGAAATTTACTAAAATGAGAAATAAAGTTATATTGACTGTTTTATATTCCTCAGGCTTACGTATTAGCGAACTTTTAAATCTTAAAATAAATGATATAGATTTCGAAACCCGTACAATGAGAATACGAGGTAAAGGAGATAAGGATAGAATTGTTTTATTTGATGAGGAATGCCGAAATCTTCTTGAAGAATATCTCAAATTAAAAAATCCTGATAACCCTCTTTTAATATATAATAATAAGGGAAATAAATTAAGTTCACGTTATGTTGAGATGATGATTAAGAAATATGCTAAAAGGGCGGGAATTAAAAAGAAGGTTACTCCCCATGTTCTAAGACATTCCTTCGCAACCCATTTATTGAAACATGGTGTGGATATTAGGATTATTCAACAATTATTAGGTCATGCAAGCCTTTCAACTACTCAAATATACACCAGTGTGGATATGGAATCTGTTAAGGATATATATGATAAAGCAAGAGGTGATCTTGATTGATTTTAGGCATATCCCAGTATCTGTCATAAGTTAAGATAGGGTATTGATTAATCCCGATAACATAATTATATAATTAATAATCAATATTTTAATATAAATATAAGGTGTAAAAAGCCTGGTTTTATATATTTTATTGTTTATTCTTTAATCGTAAGTTTTTTATTAATGAATATT
Proteins encoded in this region:
- a CDS encoding biotin transporter BioY, encoding MVNNTIESYYTIRSQVYNHVKNAGTYEKVGLAFLMACFTGIAAQIAIPLTWTPVPITLQTFAVLISGMLLGRKYGTLSQVLYLALGLVIPWYSGMTGGIATLLGTNCGYFIGFLVCAYFVGSISERYPQSRKFVGMTGTLLVANFLAIYIPGLIGLYLYFYLAQGTALTLTQVLVMGLVPFIIGDILKVLAGSAISQVFLPKDE
- a CDS encoding RraA family protein — encoded protein: MAKGINANTVLKMASRSNRDLSLDDINLDIDDFSIDDLVKKEDKSNIENYEKLNIILEDASTCQVSDAYNNLYRKTGVIKGLKSLNNHRTYGKIITAYTPVEDWGTAVAGIDIGRKGEVLFVQSTEGPLAVWGELASTCAKEQGLVGVAVYGKMRDIDILKYMDYPLFCVDTCPNAGTALGYGKLNVELNIDGDSIKPGDFFFGDENGVVVIPQEKFNEVILETLSIKRKEKGILKQLREGKTLAEIAGVKDQLID
- the dnaG gene encoding DNA primase DnaG codes for the protein MSKGEELTTTKYLIYAEINANGIVEKPDVVGAIFGQTEGLLSNDLDLRELQRTGRIGRIQVIIHSNSGRAKGEIVIPSSLDRIETAILAASLETINRVGPCEANIKVKKVEDVRAVKRQQVVERAKEIYQGMMDTVTPASMQMIEEVREAMRVHEISEFGEERLPAGPSVHTSDAIIVVEGRNDVLNLLKYGIKNTVAVEGVNVPPVIADLTKKRTVTAFVDGDRGGELILKELIQVGDVDFVTRAPVGKEVEDLEKDEVITALRDKTPIEQFLASTNLLSVQDSPRNKSKKSKSRNNHNNKKYNKRNNRHQDDDYGYSDIVEEPDLDDELEDDEISLMKDMLREIEGSGTGEILDGALNLMKEVSVEDLYNEVQNVEDNAETIVFDGIVSQRLVDASYKKGIKNLVAFKASNIVKKPRDVKIITLH
- the xerA gene encoding site-specific tyrosine recombinase/integron integrase, whose protein sequence is MVNFSKSKEVNIFNPSLTSLNLPKYDAEGNKISILDLYNFNDLCEDYIIDLEIRNYSRNTIKTYSTIINNFIDFLKTQDDLTDDKKFLRSFKRYIQYLKRDKEVSQNYIYLVTITIKKFLEFNNIYYLYDVETPKRTKSLPKSLNEHEVEKLISSVDGDREDTNLQKFTKMRNKVILTVLYSSGLRISELLNLKINDIDFETRTMRIRGKGDKDRIVLFDEECRNLLEEYLKLKNPDNPLLIYNNKGNKLSSRYVEMMIKKYAKRAGIKKKVTPHVLRHSFATHLLKHGVDIRIIQQLLGHASLSTTQIYTSVDMESVKDIYDKARGDLD